A genomic segment from Synchiropus splendidus isolate RoL2022-P1 chromosome 18, RoL_Sspl_1.0, whole genome shotgun sequence encodes:
- the LOC128749307 gene encoding troponin C, skeletal muscle-like — protein sequence MPTDAQSDARSFLTEEMIAEFKAAFDMFDTDGGGDISTKELGTVMRMLGQNPSREELDAIIEEVDEDGSGTIDFEEFLVMMVQQLKEDQAGKSEEELSECFRIFDKNGDGFIDREEFGDILHMTGEPIQEEDIDEMFGESDTNKDGKIDFDEFLKMMENVQ from the exons ATG CCGACCGACGCCCAGAGTGATGCTCGCTCCTTCCTGACTGAGGAGATGATTGCAG AATTCAAAGCCGCCTTCGACATGTTCGACACCGATGGTGGCGGTGACATCAGCACCAAGGAGTTGGGCACCGTGATGAGGATGCTGGGTCAGAACCCCTCAAGGGAGGAGCTGGATGCTATCATTGAAGAggtggatgaggatg GCAGCGGTACCATTGACTTTGAGGAGTTCCTGGTCATGATGGTGCAGCAGTTAAAGGAGGACCAGGCTGGGAAGAGCGAAGAGGAGCTCTCCGAATGCTTCCGTATCTTTGACAA GAACGGTGATGGCTTCATCGACAGGGAAGAGTTTGGAGACATTCTCCACATGACCGGAGAACCAATTCAAGAAGAAGACATCGACGAAATGTTTGGGGAATCAGACACAAATAAAGATGGGAAGATTGATTTTGATG